A stretch of DNA from Thermoplasmata archaeon:
CGAGGGTGGGAGGCTCGAGGCCGGCCGGCTCCTCCTGCCCAAGTCGCGGGAGCTGAAGGAGCTGTTGATTCTGCTCGGTGCCCTGCACATCGAGAGGGATTTCTATATCCTGGAGCGCTGCGCCCTGCCTCTGGTTCGCTGCCTCGGCCTCAAGCCCGACGGCGAGCGTCTCTCGCTCAGGGAGGGCGCGGAGGCGGCGCTACGGGCCGCCGGGGACTTCGCGGGCCCGATGGAGCTCGTTCGCGCGCTGTCGGGGCTCAGGGTCGAGAAGCGCGGGCCCACGCGCATCGGCGCCAGGATGGGCAGGCCCGAGAAGGCCCGGGAGAGGAGGATGAAGCCCCCGCCCCACGTCATTTTCCCCGTCGGGGAGGCTGGAGGCCCGCAGAGGCTCCTGAGCAAGGCCGCGGAGGCCGGCGAGGTCGAGGTCAATGTCGGGCTCAGGAGGTGCCGGGAATGCGGCGCGACGGGGATATTCCCGGCCTGCTCTTGCGGCGGCAGAACGGAGCCTGTGCCCCAGCGCATTGGCAGGGCCGAGGAGAAGCACACCATCGACGTCAGGTCCCTGCTCGGCGCCGCCGCCAGAGCGCTCCACGAGGGCACCCTGCCCGAGATCAAGGGCGTTCAGGGCCTGACCTCGGGGCAAAGGACCCCTGAGATTCTCGAGAAGGGAATTCTCAGGGCGAAGCATGGTGTCTTCGTGTTCAAGGACGGGACCGCGAGGTTCGACATGACGGACGCGCCCGTGACCCACGTGAGGCCGCGCGAGCTCTCCATCACAGTCGAGAGGATGAAGGAGCTGGGCTACGAGACCGACTACACCGGCGCCCCGCTCGAGAGCCCCGACCAGCTCGTCGAGCTCAGGCCGCAGGACGTCATCGTCTCGCGGAACTGCGGCCTCTACCTCCTGCAGGTCTCGCGCTTCGTGGACGAGCTTCTGGAGAAGGTCTACGGCCTCGAGCCGTTCTACTGCGCCTCCTCGCCCGAGGACCTCATAGGCCACCTCGTCATCGGCCTCGCCCCCCACACCTCCGCGGGCGTTCTGGGGAGGCTCATCGGCTACACCAGCGCGCTCGTGGGCTACGCCCACCCATTCTTCCACGCCGCCAAGAGGCGCAACTGCGACGGCGACGAGGACTGCGTCATCCTTCTCATGGACGCCCTCCTGAACTTCTCCGAGTCCTTCCTTCCCGTCAAGCGCGGCGGCAGGATGGACGCGCCCCTAGTGCTCTCCGCCATCGTCGACCCGAGCGAGATAGACAAGGAGGCCCTGAACCTCGACGTCGGGCCCTCCTACCCCCTCGAACTCTACGAGGCTGCGCGCCGGAACGCCCACCCAAGGGAGCTGGAGGCGCTCATCGACACCGTCGGCAGGAGGCTCGGGACCCCGGCGCAGTACGAGGGCTTCTGCTTCACCCACGACAGCGGCGACATCGGCGACGGACCGCGCGAAAGCGCCTACAAGACCCTCGGCGCCACGACCAAGAAGATGGAGGCCCAGTTCTCCCTCGGCCAGAAGCTCAGGGCCGTGGACGTGCCCGACATGGCGGCCCGGGTGATCGAGACCCACCTCCTCCCCGACATCATCGGGAACCTGAAAAGGTTCAGCAAGCAGATGGTCCGCTGCGCCAAGTGCGGCGTAAAGTATCGGAGGGTCCCGCTGACGGGCTTGTGCCACAGGTGCGGGTCGAAGCTGGTCCTGACGGTCCACGAGAGGAGCGTGAAGAAGTACATCGAGCTCGCCAAGAGGATGGCCGAGAAGTACGCGGTTGGGGACTACACGAGGCAGAGGGTAGCGCTGATGGAGAAGGCGGTCGAGTCCCTCTTCGAGAACGGGCCCATCAGGAAGAGCAGGCTCGAGGATTTCATGGGCGTGGAGTGAGTGGGGTCAGTGATTGTGCTGCAGTAATTTCCACGCCGCCGCGGCCGTCGGCGCGGGTCGAGTGCCGCAGCAAAAGGGTTAAATACGGAGAGGCGGATTTTCAGTTCGTCGTTGGGGTGCCGAGCGTGCTCGCCCTCAGAGTGGCTCAGAAAGACGGAATTTTTTATATGGTGAGCTATCGCGCCCCAGACATCCTGCACAGGGTCCGATTCCTGAGCAGGGACTACGGCGGCGCCGAAGAGCCCGCGAGACCAGGCGAGGAGGAGATTGCCGCCTTCATCAGGGGCGTCGAGAAAAGCGACGCCGCGTTCCAGAGGGCCCTGATTCGGAGGAAGGTCAGGGACATCCTAAACTTCTACGAGAACGCCCAGTCCCAGCCCATGATTCCCGGGCCGGTTCTTCTCTACACCGACGAGAGGCTCGACTTCCAGCCCCTCGGGGGCTACACCGCGCTCGGCAACCTTTCCGAGCCCTCGCGCCCCTTCATCATCATTGACGGCCAGCACAGGCTTGCGGGCCTGAGCCTCTTCGCCTCCAAGCACCCGGAGCTCGCGGAGTCGGTGGAGGTCCCCGCGATAATCTTCGATGGAAGGCAGGAGGACTTCGCCGCCGAGATGTTCGTGATCATCAACTCCACCCACACCCGCATCAACCGCTCCCATCTCGTCGACCTGATGGAGAAGGTCACGTACGGCGCGACGCCCGAGAAGAAGTGGGCGGCATGGATAGTTAGGGAGCTCTATGAAAATCAGGGCTCGCCCCTTCGCTACAAGATAAACCGTCTGGGCGGGAGGAGCAGGCAGGACAAGTGGAT
This window harbors:
- a CDS encoding DNA polymerase II large subunit, coding for MEGLPACSEEMRRYFEALEEGARACYAIAERARARGLDPETHVEIPLAKDLAARVESLTGPPGVAARIRELLARTGNREEAAIAIASELARELSASGVEEAMYQAIRTGLAILTEGVVVAPLEGVVGVRLRPGPGGSRSAAVLYAGPIRSAGGGAQALSVLLADIVRRELGLTGYRATREEIERFKEEIPLYKQVQHLQYTPTSDEIELVVSGCPVCIDGEGTEEAEVQGYRDIKDIETNRIRGGACLVIAEGLCLKAPKILRHVRRLGIDGWDFLSALVSRAGPGEADASLQAQTLPSEKYIKELIAGRPVFSHPSRPGGFRLRYGRSRTSGLAALSINPATMVLLDEFLAVGTQLKIERPGKASAVTPCDSIEGPIVLLKSGDLVQVNSAQEARAVRKEVERVTDLGEILVPFGEFAENNHILLEGAYCWEWYSQELAARLGPGEDVSRYRHPSPEEAFELSERLGVPLHPDHNLFWHDLSPAQIRRLSGLVLEGGRLEAGRLLLPKSRELKELLILLGALHIERDFYILERCALPLVRCLGLKPDGERLSLREGAEAALRAAGDFAGPMELVRALSGLRVEKRGPTRIGARMGRPEKARERRMKPPPHVIFPVGEAGGPQRLLSKAAEAGEVEVNVGLRRCRECGATGIFPACSCGGRTEPVPQRIGRAEEKHTIDVRSLLGAAARALHEGTLPEIKGVQGLTSGQRTPEILEKGILRAKHGVFVFKDGTARFDMTDAPVTHVRPRELSITVERMKELGYETDYTGAPLESPDQLVELRPQDVIVSRNCGLYLLQVSRFVDELLEKVYGLEPFYCASSPEDLIGHLVIGLAPHTSAGVLGRLIGYTSALVGYAHPFFHAAKRRNCDGDEDCVILLMDALLNFSESFLPVKRGGRMDAPLVLSAIVDPSEIDKEALNLDVGPSYPLELYEAARRNAHPRELEALIDTVGRRLGTPAQYEGFCFTHDSGDIGDGPRESAYKTLGATTKKMEAQFSLGQKLRAVDVPDMAARVIETHLLPDIIGNLKRFSKQMVRCAKCGVKYRRVPLTGLCHRCGSKLVLTVHERSVKKYIELAKRMAEKYAVGDYTRQRVALMEKAVESLFENGPIRKSRLEDFMGVE
- a CDS encoding DGQHR domain-containing protein, which produces MSGVSDCAAVISTPPRPSARVECRSKRVKYGEADFQFVVGVPSVLALRVAQKDGIFYMVSYRAPDILHRVRFLSRDYGGAEEPARPGEEEIAAFIRGVEKSDAAFQRALIRRKVRDILNFYENAQSQPMIPGPVLLYTDERLDFQPLGGYTALGNLSEPSRPFIIIDGQHRLAGLSLFASKHPELAESVEVPAIIFDGRQEDFAAEMFVIINSTHTRINRSHLVDLMEKVTYGATPEKKWAAWIVRELYENQGSPLRYKINRLGGRSRQDKWILQSELYNEIYRLVDPRRAGEAEAEERRGRRGRPPGTGAAEGARSIHRFIASEYGWERRGRAPELFIEYFRAVRATFGEIWGSEKYMLNTSVCIKALVRTLGNLLAMEDVRREWRKLRSASVFTSRIQGWAALAADLRREGFYERFAAKGQVERVRVIHRELVRRLGGGS